GATAAAAGCGGATTAGTACAATTAGTCTGTGATCCAACCGATAGTACTACAGCACATGAAACAGCCAATAAAGTCAGAGACGAGTACGTGCTCAAAGCCAAAGGAAAAGTCAGAGCTAGAGGTGAAGGCCTTGAAAATCCCAATCTCAAAACGGGTAAGATAGAGATTGTCGTAGAAGATTTGATTATTGAAAATATTAGCGAGCCCGTACCTTTTGTCATCGGCGATAATAATGTCGGTGAAGATGTGAGATTAAAATACCGATATTTAGATTTAAGAAATAAAAAATCCTATGATATTTTCAAGCTCCGAAGTAAAGCAACGATTGCGGCAAGAAACCTACTCGATCAAGAAGGATTTTTAGAAGTAGAAACGCCTATTTTAACCAAATCCACACCAGAAGGTGCGCGAGATTATTTGGTCCCTAGTCGTGTTCACAATGGTGAATTTTTCGCATTGCCTCAATCCCCACAACTCTTTAAACAACTTTTAATGTGTTCTGGATTTGATCGATATTTTCAAATTGCTAAATGCTTTAGAGATGAAGATTTAAGAGCAGACAGGCAACCTGAATTTACACAAATCGACTTAGAGATGAGCTTTTGTACACAAGAAGATATTATCAGAGTCACCGAATCCCTACTCCAAGAAATCTTCAAAGCGTGTGGTCATGATATCCAAATTCCTTTTAATAGATTGCGATATAAAGATGCGATGGAAAAATATGGTAGTGACAAACCAGACCTTCGCTACGATTTATCGATGATTGACGTCATTGATATCTTTGCACGCTCTAGCAATGAAATCTTTAGCTCCATTGCGAAAGATAAGAAAAACAACCGAATCAAAGCACTCAAAGTGCCAAATGGCGACAATATCTTTTCAAAAAGACAAATGAAGGGTTTTGAAGATTATGTCAGAAAATTTGGTGCCTCCGGTCTGGGATACTTTCAAATGAAAGAAGATGGACTCAAAGGTCCATTGACGAAATTTTTCACAGAAGAAGACCTCAATGAAATTATTGCCATCAGTGACTTAAAAGTCGGCGATGTCATCTTCTTTGGTGCGGGAGATAAAAAAATTGTACTTGATTATATGGGACGATTTAGAATCTACTTGGCTGAATTGATGGAGATTATTCCAAAAGATCGATTTGAATTTGTCTGGGTTGTTGACTTTGATATGTTTGAGGTCGAAGGAGAAGAAGTCAAAGCACTGCATCACCCATTTACCATGCCAAAAAATCTTGATGCTCCTGTTGAAGAGATGGAATCAATCGCTTATGACATCGTGCTCAATGGTGTAGAACTTGGCGGTGGAAGTATCAGGATTCATAAAAAAGAGATTCAAGAAAAAGTCTTTAAACTCTTGGGTATCAGTGATGAAGAAGCCAATGAAAAATTTGAATTTTTACTCGATGCACTTAAATTTGGTGCGCCACCACATGGTGGATTGGCCATCGGTTTGGATCGACTTATCATGCTCTTGACAAATTCAAGCAGCATCCGAGATGTCATTGCATTTCCTAAAACTCAAAAAGCACAATGTCTCCTAACCCAAGCCCCAAGTGCGGTAG
This genomic window from Sulfurospirillum sp. 1612 contains:
- the aspS gene encoding aspartate--tRNA ligase, which encodes MRSHYCTELDEKNIGEIVEVCGWSNNSRDHGGVIFIDLRDKSGLVQLVCDPTDSTTAHETANKVRDEYVLKAKGKVRARGEGLENPNLKTGKIEIVVEDLIIENISEPVPFVIGDNNVGEDVRLKYRYLDLRNKKSYDIFKLRSKATIAARNLLDQEGFLEVETPILTKSTPEGARDYLVPSRVHNGEFFALPQSPQLFKQLLMCSGFDRYFQIAKCFRDEDLRADRQPEFTQIDLEMSFCTQEDIIRVTESLLQEIFKACGHDIQIPFNRLRYKDAMEKYGSDKPDLRYDLSMIDVIDIFARSSNEIFSSIAKDKKNNRIKALKVPNGDNIFSKRQMKGFEDYVRKFGASGLGYFQMKEDGLKGPLTKFFTEEDLNEIIAISDLKVGDVIFFGAGDKKIVLDYMGRFRIYLAELMEIIPKDRFEFVWVVDFDMFEVEGEEVKALHHPFTMPKNLDAPVEEMESIAYDIVLNGVELGGGSIRIHKKEIQEKVFKLLGISDEEANEKFEFLLDALKFGAPPHGGLAIGLDRLIMLLTNSSSIRDVIAFPKTQKAQCLLTQAPSAVDNTQLRELGIRLRETPANKVL